A genomic segment from Tuwongella immobilis encodes:
- a CDS encoding HAD family hydrolase has product MALTLEQYAASLAKRADLRWPAPPAITPVRAKPSVRPLSNIRCVLWTLYGTLVNITHGDLQFDDPNETMMDVALTKTIDEFKMWNSMSRKPGQPAEYMREMYKRVFLETKAMATTERHPELPAERIWEGIIKKLLQKDYKFDAGMYGSLNEFSRKVAFFFHTNLQGTGCYPGAYEVTQQLAEQGIMQGFLSDGQCFTPAQLYRGMLMEAPDAEWTAFRPGLQFLSCEVKARKPSATLLESALRGLEKQGIEPFEVLHVGSSITRDIAPAKKLGMTTALFAGDRASLAATADQLKDAATRPDLLITELPQLAQIVS; this is encoded by the coding sequence ATGGCATTAACGTTGGAGCAATACGCGGCGAGCCTCGCCAAGCGAGCCGATCTCCGTTGGCCCGCACCGCCAGCCATCACTCCCGTGCGGGCCAAGCCATCGGTTCGCCCGCTCTCCAACATCCGCTGCGTGCTGTGGACGCTCTACGGAACGCTCGTCAACATTACGCACGGCGATCTGCAGTTCGACGATCCCAACGAAACAATGATGGATGTGGCGCTGACCAAGACCATCGACGAGTTCAAGATGTGGAACTCGATGAGCCGCAAGCCGGGCCAGCCTGCCGAATACATGCGTGAAATGTACAAACGTGTGTTTTTAGAAACCAAGGCAATGGCCACCACCGAGCGGCACCCGGAACTTCCGGCCGAGCGCATCTGGGAAGGGATCATCAAAAAACTCTTGCAGAAAGATTACAAGTTCGATGCAGGGATGTACGGCTCGCTCAACGAGTTTAGTCGAAAAGTCGCGTTCTTTTTTCACACGAATTTGCAAGGCACGGGCTGTTATCCCGGTGCCTATGAAGTGACGCAACAGCTTGCCGAGCAAGGGATTATGCAAGGCTTCCTTTCGGATGGCCAATGCTTTACCCCCGCGCAATTGTATCGGGGAATGCTGATGGAAGCCCCCGATGCGGAATGGACGGCATTCCGTCCCGGCCTTCAATTCCTATCTTGTGAAGTGAAGGCCCGCAAGCCATCCGCCACGCTGTTGGAATCGGCCCTGCGCGGACTGGAGAAACAGGGCATCGAGCCGTTCGAAGTCCTGCACGTGGGGTCGAGCATCACGCGGGATATTGCACCTGCGAAGAAATTGGGCATGACAACGGCCCTGTTTGCGGGCGATAGAGCGAGTCTGGCGGCCACTGCCGATCAGTTGAAGGATGCCGCGACTCGGCCCGATTTATTGATTACGGAATTGCCTCAATTGGCCCAGATTGTGAGCTAA
- a CDS encoding 3-hydroxyacyl-ACP dehydratase FabZ family protein, giving the protein MRSDLFLEPSQIDLSVCIADKQAIRQMNPQRFAMEHLDAIVSIDSEQHLIVGYKDVRDDEFWVSGHMPGLPLLPGVIMCEAAAQLTSYYTAQTGVITDKILGLGGIDNARFRQSVKPGDRLVLVGKGVRVNRRQTIFSVQGFVNNQLAFNCDIIGLPIADKVST; this is encoded by the coding sequence ATGCGTTCTGATCTTTTCCTCGAACCGTCGCAAATCGATCTGAGCGTCTGCATCGCGGATAAACAAGCCATTCGCCAGATGAATCCGCAGCGGTTCGCCATGGAACACCTCGACGCGATTGTGTCGATCGATTCCGAGCAGCATCTGATTGTCGGATACAAAGACGTTCGGGACGACGAGTTTTGGGTCTCCGGGCATATGCCGGGATTACCGCTATTGCCCGGCGTGATCATGTGCGAAGCGGCCGCCCAGCTTACCAGCTACTACACGGCCCAAACCGGCGTCATTACCGACAAGATTCTCGGTCTGGGTGGCATCGACAACGCGCGATTTCGGCAATCGGTCAAGCCCGGCGACCGACTCGTGCTCGTCGGCAAGGGCGTCCGTGTGAACCGGCGTCAGACGATCTTCTCCGTCCAGGGATTTGTCAACAATCAACTCGCCTTCAATTGCGATATCATTGGCCTTCCCATCGCAGACAAGGTGAGCACGTGA
- the trmB gene encoding tRNA (guanosine(46)-N7)-methyltransferase TrmB: MSRRKRLPIEELAPYLYPPPSIQPAASDAAESQPAAPTAVVSAPQPTIDWTAMFGNDHPVEIEVGFGKGAFLVSSAVARPDTNFFGIEIERKYQLLTAGRLASRGLSHVRVCAADAKQWFSQLIPPQSVAVVHVYFPDPWWKRRHHKRRLFTLDFAQDCLKVLKLDGVLSIATDVAEYFVMMQETLAQISEFSVIPLDPTIPGSNVETNFERKARMIGTPINRARYRKTAEAPPRPASSPEVVAESEVVADSAD; the protein is encoded by the coding sequence GTGAGCCGTCGGAAACGCCTGCCGATCGAAGAATTGGCCCCATACTTGTATCCCCCGCCATCGATTCAGCCCGCGGCGAGCGATGCGGCCGAGTCGCAACCTGCTGCGCCAACAGCGGTTGTATCGGCACCGCAACCCACCATCGATTGGACGGCGATGTTCGGAAACGATCATCCGGTCGAGATCGAAGTCGGTTTCGGCAAAGGGGCGTTCCTAGTGAGTTCCGCCGTGGCGCGGCCCGATACCAATTTCTTCGGCATCGAAATCGAACGCAAATATCAACTTCTGACCGCAGGGCGACTGGCGTCTCGTGGTCTGAGTCATGTGCGGGTTTGTGCGGCGGATGCCAAGCAGTGGTTTTCGCAACTCATTCCCCCGCAGAGTGTAGCGGTGGTGCACGTCTACTTCCCCGACCCCTGGTGGAAGCGACGCCATCACAAGCGGCGACTGTTCACGCTCGATTTCGCACAAGACTGTCTGAAAGTCTTGAAGCTCGACGGGGTTCTCTCCATCGCCACCGATGTGGCCGAATACTTCGTGATGATGCAAGAGACGCTGGCACAGATCTCAGAGTTTTCGGTGATCCCACTCGACCCGACGATTCCAGGATCGAATGTCGAGACGAATTTCGAGCGGAAAGCGCGAATGATTGGCACGCCGATCAATCGAGCCCGCTATCGAAAGACAGCGGAAGCCCCGCCCCGACCGGCATCATCGCCGGAAGTCGTTGCGGAATCGGAAGTTGTGGCCGATTCAGCGGATTAA
- a CDS encoding protein kinase domain-containing protein, giving the protein MSDDFLDRLPRDAGHPRIGSVILGREIGRGAMGAVFSGWDCEAARPVAVKFLLNSQHASPDRIHRFRREGQLLALLNDPSLIELFDHGFAHDVYYLIMEWVPGRGLDHIVGRVGPMLEHEVVTILRDVGQALLVLSTHGIVHRDIKPSNLLLRSQDGRIKIADLGIAKSMERMDSLETVGILGTPAFMSPEQIREPGTVSLASDLFSLGMTAYFLLTRQTPFVGKTAYETMQKVCSDALPHPRKFGISISDSLWETLVALTEKSLEQRIQQSERLFERLPTVSMPFRSTLLDAARPSFEPSMPDLSSRVGLRLPTLSDRGETDASFATSDLGTAHLVPPESAIRSLLFCQCLQNDFIAPEDCVSPTATEWTNASLTLDSTMRPLPNRLHVGWQEATRLVGEVPAQGPLVSAVSQCAEAEHVGMLFIRDWHDASDPKQHAEMEFFGPHCLMGTWGARFIDVLEAYSRDRRRTAVIDSTGINDCADTPILDLSRQWIAPERRATVPVGVIGVWTNVKIHYLLYDLKTRGGFHNLATCSALVASPDQRAHLEALRHFASILNVKVFDRIDDFLQFLGVNASVGQTSIMPEG; this is encoded by the coding sequence ATGTCGGACGATTTTCTCGATCGGCTGCCACGCGATGCGGGCCATCCGCGAATCGGCTCAGTGATTCTGGGCCGCGAAATCGGCCGTGGTGCCATGGGAGCGGTCTTCAGCGGTTGGGACTGCGAAGCCGCCCGCCCCGTCGCGGTCAAATTCCTGCTCAATTCGCAGCATGCCTCGCCCGATCGCATCCATCGCTTTCGTCGCGAAGGCCAACTCCTCGCGCTGCTCAACGACCCATCACTCATCGAATTATTCGATCACGGATTCGCGCATGATGTCTACTATCTGATCATGGAGTGGGTTCCCGGTCGCGGGTTGGATCATATCGTTGGCCGCGTCGGACCGATGTTGGAGCATGAAGTCGTCACCATTCTGCGCGATGTTGGCCAGGCACTACTGGTGCTGTCCACGCATGGAATTGTCCACCGCGATATCAAGCCATCGAACTTGCTGCTGCGCTCGCAAGATGGTCGAATTAAGATTGCCGATCTTGGCATCGCCAAATCGATGGAGCGCATGGATTCGCTGGAGACGGTCGGCATTCTCGGCACCCCGGCCTTCATGAGCCCCGAACAGATCCGCGAGCCGGGCACCGTCAGCCTCGCATCGGACCTGTTTTCCCTGGGCATGACCGCGTATTTTCTGCTAACTCGGCAAACGCCGTTTGTCGGCAAAACCGCATACGAAACGATGCAAAAAGTCTGCAGCGATGCCCTGCCCCATCCGCGAAAATTCGGAATCTCCATCAGCGATTCGTTATGGGAGACGCTGGTTGCCCTCACCGAAAAGTCGCTGGAGCAACGCATTCAACAATCGGAGCGATTATTCGAACGATTGCCGACCGTGTCGATGCCCTTTCGCAGCACGTTGCTGGATGCCGCTCGACCGAGTTTCGAGCCAAGCATGCCCGACTTGAGCAGTCGCGTGGGGCTGCGGCTGCCGACGCTCAGCGATCGCGGTGAGACGGACGCCTCGTTTGCAACTTCGGATCTGGGCACCGCGCACCTGGTCCCGCCCGAATCGGCGATTCGCTCGCTGTTGTTCTGCCAATGTTTGCAGAATGATTTCATCGCGCCGGAAGATTGTGTGTCGCCCACAGCCACGGAATGGACCAACGCCTCACTCACGCTCGATTCCACGATGCGTCCGCTTCCCAATCGGCTGCATGTGGGTTGGCAAGAAGCCACGCGGCTGGTCGGTGAGGTGCCCGCTCAGGGACCGCTGGTGTCGGCGGTGTCCCAATGTGCCGAGGCGGAACACGTCGGCATGCTGTTCATCCGCGATTGGCACGATGCGAGCGACCCGAAACAACACGCCGAAATGGAGTTCTTCGGGCCACACTGTCTGATGGGTACCTGGGGTGCTCGCTTCATCGACGTGTTGGAAGCCTATTCACGGGATCGTCGCCGAACGGCGGTGATCGATTCCACCGGCATCAACGATTGCGCCGATACGCCGATTCTGGATCTCAGCCGACAGTGGATTGCCCCCGAGCGCCGCGCGACGGTCCCAGTCGGCGTCATTGGCGTTTGGACGAACGTCAAGATTCATTATTTGCTGTACGATTTGAAGACTCGCGGCGGATTTCACAATCTCGCCACCTGCTCCGCGCTCGTCGCTTCTCCGGACCAGCGAGCGCATCTCGAAGCCCTGCGACACTTTGCGTCAATTCTGAATGTCAAAGTGTTCGACCGAATCGACGACTTCCTTCAATTCCTGGGCGTCAACGCGAGCGTCGGCCAAACCAGCATCATGCCCGAAGGTTGA
- the thpR gene encoding RNA 2',3'-cyclic phosphodiesterase: protein MAKPMRTFIAVELSESLESQLTTLQQTLSRSIPGVKWVSRDNLHVTLLFLGDVDPRDTVMICRTVQRVGSELAPFTLTVEGLGCFPNLRRPRVLWAGLTTGAETLQRLHAEIEPAMLDLRGYRREDRPYTPHVTLGRIDGEHDSEVIQNAISAKSTWHGGTCTINEILVMSSELTREGPIYTPIGRAPLTGTPTDD, encoded by the coding sequence ATGGCCAAGCCGATGCGAACCTTCATCGCCGTGGAATTGTCCGAATCGCTAGAATCGCAGCTAACGACCCTGCAACAGACCCTGAGTCGCTCAATTCCGGGCGTGAAATGGGTGAGCCGCGATAATCTGCATGTCACGCTGCTGTTTCTGGGCGATGTCGATCCACGGGATACCGTGATGATCTGTCGCACTGTGCAGCGAGTCGGCAGCGAACTGGCGCCATTCACGCTGACCGTCGAGGGGTTGGGGTGCTTCCCGAATCTGCGTCGGCCTCGTGTGTTATGGGCGGGCTTGACGACCGGCGCAGAGACGTTACAACGACTGCACGCGGAAATTGAGCCAGCCATGCTCGACCTACGGGGCTACCGTCGTGAAGATCGCCCTTACACCCCGCATGTGACCCTGGGCCGAATTGACGGCGAGCACGATTCCGAGGTGATACAGAACGCCATCAGTGCGAAATCGACGTGGCACGGCGGCACCTGCACCATCAACGAAATCCTCGTGATGAGCAGCGAACTCACCCGAGAAGGCCCGATTTACACGCCCATCGGCCGTGCCCCGCTGACCGGCACACCGACCGACGATTGA
- a CDS encoding PfkB family carbohydrate kinase, with product MDLVVVGTVALDTIESPHGRVDRVLGGSASYASVAASRWRSTAVVSVVGRDFPDSARHVLQSANINLDGLHVDPVHRSQFWHGRYHADMNFRDHVAVDLDIIDAWNPPLPESLRPAKVVFLAHNRPQNQLHTLCQFAGPEFVIADTIDYWIQTQRDALLAVLKRVHLLIINDQEARELAEVQDLFRAAERIQQFGPQWLLIKKGEHGAMLIGPDLRIALPAVPVRRVVDPTGAGDSFAGGFLGRLLHSSPDDPRRWGNALAAGIVTASFTVEGFGISRLASVPASEYHERYESFRAMLALDPTPRIRE from the coding sequence ATGGACCTTGTGGTGGTTGGCACGGTTGCGTTGGATACCATCGAATCGCCGCATGGCCGGGTCGATCGGGTGTTGGGCGGCTCGGCGAGCTATGCCAGCGTCGCTGCCAGTCGGTGGCGATCCACGGCGGTGGTCAGCGTCGTCGGGCGTGACTTTCCCGATTCCGCCCGGCATGTGCTGCAATCCGCCAACATCAACCTGGATGGATTGCATGTCGATCCGGTGCATCGCAGCCAATTTTGGCATGGTCGCTATCACGCGGATATGAATTTTCGAGATCACGTCGCGGTGGATCTGGACATCATCGATGCCTGGAATCCGCCGCTCCCGGAATCGCTTCGCCCCGCGAAAGTCGTATTTCTGGCCCATAATCGACCGCAAAATCAGCTCCACACGCTCTGCCAATTTGCGGGGCCGGAGTTTGTCATTGCCGATACCATCGATTATTGGATTCAGACGCAGCGCGATGCACTTCTGGCCGTCCTCAAACGGGTGCATCTGCTCATCATCAACGATCAAGAAGCCCGCGAGTTGGCCGAAGTGCAAGACCTTTTCCGCGCAGCAGAACGCATTCAGCAGTTTGGCCCGCAATGGCTGCTCATCAAAAAAGGCGAACACGGCGCGATGCTGATCGGCCCCGATTTGCGGATCGCGCTGCCGGCGGTGCCCGTGCGACGGGTGGTCGATCCGACCGGTGCCGGCGACAGCTTCGCGGGGGGATTCTTGGGCCGACTCCTGCACAGCTCGCCGGACGACCCGCGACGATGGGGCAACGCCCTGGCCGCCGGGATTGTCACCGCCAGCTTTACCGTGGAAGGCTTTGGCATTTCTCGACTCGCATCGGTGCCAGCCAGCGAGTATCATGAACGCTATGAGTCGTTTCGAGCGATGTTGGCTCTCGATCCAACCCCTCGCATCCGGGAGTGA
- a CDS encoding adenosine kinase, with product MKEFHVCGLGNAIVDIFLDLNDDDFAATGFERGTMRLVEKDEQSELLKRFASAEPRLVSGGSVANSIIAMSQLGGNGAFIGCVGDDRYGLHYSSEFEELEIEIGNPVIVGETTGTCICVVTPDAERTMRTCLAVSSNLAARHVDADRIRNSEWIFIEGYVFANPATGQGAIREAIRIAKENGVKVALTCSDAFVPAVFGEPFREALAQSDLLFCNAAEAMGLTGKATTLEAYDALKQQIPNVVVTDAANGAYVCYGGETGHVAAFECHPKDATGAGDMFAGAFLYGITHGYSPLKAARAANYLAMKVITQVGARLHHGVKAAWETGLAH from the coding sequence ATGAAAGAGTTTCATGTTTGCGGACTCGGGAACGCCATCGTTGACATCTTTTTGGATCTCAACGATGACGACTTTGCCGCCACGGGATTTGAGCGTGGCACCATGCGGCTCGTCGAAAAAGACGAACAATCCGAGTTACTCAAACGCTTCGCAAGTGCCGAGCCACGCTTGGTTTCCGGCGGATCGGTCGCCAACTCGATCATCGCCATGTCCCAACTCGGCGGCAACGGCGCATTCATCGGATGCGTCGGCGATGATCGCTATGGGTTGCACTATTCCAGCGAATTCGAAGAACTCGAAATCGAGATTGGCAACCCGGTGATCGTTGGCGAAACCACCGGGACGTGCATTTGCGTGGTGACGCCCGACGCCGAGCGCACGATGCGCACCTGCTTGGCCGTTTCCAGCAATCTGGCGGCCCGTCATGTCGATGCCGATCGCATTCGCAATAGCGAATGGATCTTCATCGAAGGCTATGTCTTTGCCAACCCGGCGACAGGGCAAGGGGCGATCCGCGAAGCGATTCGCATTGCCAAAGAAAACGGCGTGAAAGTGGCGCTCACCTGTTCGGACGCCTTCGTCCCGGCCGTCTTCGGCGAGCCATTCCGCGAGGCACTCGCCCAGTCGGATTTGCTGTTTTGCAACGCCGCCGAGGCGATGGGGCTGACCGGCAAAGCGACCACGCTCGAAGCCTATGATGCCCTGAAGCAGCAGATTCCGAACGTCGTCGTGACCGACGCTGCCAATGGCGCGTACGTCTGCTACGGTGGCGAAACCGGTCATGTGGCCGCGTTTGAATGTCATCCCAAAGATGCGACGGGGGCGGGAGATATGTTTGCCGGGGCGTTCCTTTATGGCATCACGCACGGCTATTCCCCGTTGAAAGCGGCACGCGCGGCCAATTACTTGGCGATGAAGGTCATCACGCAAGTCGGTGCCCGGCTGCATCATGGGGTGAAGGCCGCCTGGGAAACCGGATTGGCCCACTAA
- the gltX gene encoding glutamate--tRNA ligase gives MSIRARFAPSPTGYLHIGGVRTALFNWLLARQTGGQFILRIDDTDNERNRSEALQPILDGFRWLGLTWDEGPEVGGPYGPYYQSQRGDRYHAAAMKLLETGHAYPDYLTREQLDAEKKAADAAKVAYVHRGPHRDTPADECVRLFQDKPTTLRFKMPLAQESVVADLICGECRQRTDLLGDPVILRADGRALYNFATVVDDIDLKITHVIRAREHLPNTYSQVQFYLALGAPLPQFAHVPVVNEPNSKKKLSKRDMAKFLTAEIRQKLKTIGWTDAEIDSRDDLNPATVAYYREMGYLPAAVVNYLGRLGWSMDDHSEYIPLPQMIERFTLDRVNDSPASFDPNKLYWLAGEYMKLLPIPEKVDGCLPFLRRAGLIGETITDAERAKIEAIVVAAGDRIKLFSDILPYGATFLRPEVIYETKAVEKRLKKPGALDILRNFLPALEACESFDAPALDKLLHDFATNNGLKPGDMVHPVRVATTGVEVGVGLFDALAILGRETVVRRIHQAIALASA, from the coding sequence ATGAGTATTCGTGCCCGTTTTGCGCCCAGCCCCACCGGCTATCTCCATATCGGTGGCGTGCGAACTGCGTTGTTCAATTGGTTGTTGGCTCGGCAGACCGGCGGCCAATTCATCCTCCGCATCGACGATACCGACAACGAGCGCAATCGAAGCGAAGCACTCCAGCCGATTTTGGACGGATTCCGTTGGCTGGGACTCACTTGGGACGAAGGCCCAGAAGTGGGCGGGCCGTATGGACCATATTACCAATCGCAACGGGGCGACCGCTATCATGCGGCGGCCATGAAACTGCTTGAAACCGGGCACGCGTACCCGGATTATCTGACGCGCGAACAACTCGACGCCGAGAAGAAGGCCGCCGACGCCGCCAAGGTTGCCTATGTGCATCGTGGCCCGCATCGCGATACCCCGGCGGATGAATGCGTGCGCCTGTTCCAAGACAAGCCGACGACGTTGCGGTTCAAAATGCCGTTGGCGCAAGAATCGGTTGTGGCGGATTTGATCTGCGGCGAATGTCGGCAACGAACGGATCTGCTCGGCGACCCCGTGATTCTGCGGGCCGACGGTCGGGCACTCTACAACTTTGCCACGGTCGTTGATGATATCGATTTGAAGATCACGCATGTGATTCGTGCGCGAGAACATTTGCCCAATACGTATTCGCAAGTGCAGTTTTACCTGGCACTTGGGGCACCGCTGCCGCAGTTTGCCCATGTCCCAGTCGTGAATGAGCCGAACTCCAAGAAGAAGCTCAGCAAGCGGGACATGGCCAAGTTTCTGACCGCGGAAATCCGCCAGAAGCTCAAGACGATCGGTTGGACCGACGCGGAAATCGATAGCCGAGACGATCTCAATCCTGCGACGGTGGCCTACTACCGCGAAATGGGATACCTGCCAGCGGCGGTGGTGAATTATCTCGGTCGGCTGGGGTGGTCGATGGATGACCATAGCGAATATATTCCGCTCCCACAGATGATCGAACGCTTTACGCTGGACCGGGTGAATGATTCGCCCGCGAGTTTTGATCCGAACAAACTGTATTGGCTGGCCGGCGAATACATGAAGTTGCTGCCGATCCCCGAAAAAGTCGATGGCTGCTTGCCGTTCCTGCGACGAGCGGGGTTGATCGGCGAGACGATCACCGATGCCGAACGGGCGAAGATCGAAGCGATTGTCGTGGCTGCGGGCGACCGGATCAAGTTATTCAGTGATATATTGCCCTACGGCGCGACTTTCCTCCGACCTGAAGTGATTTACGAGACAAAGGCGGTCGAAAAGCGGCTGAAAAAACCGGGAGCATTGGATATCCTCCGCAACTTCCTCCCCGCTCTGGAAGCCTGCGAATCATTCGATGCCCCCGCGTTGGACAAACTGCTCCACGACTTCGCCACCAACAACGGGCTGAAGCCGGGCGACATGGTCCATCCGGTTCGCGTGGCGACGACTGGCGTGGAAGTCGGCGTCGGGCTCTTTGATGCCTTGGCGATCTTGGGCCGCGAAACCGTGGTTCGGCGAATCCATCAAGCGATCGCGTTGGCAAGTGCATAA
- a CDS encoding MaoC family dehydratase, with protein sequence MSFSEAHLYYDDLAIGQQWESFGRTLTESDIVNFAGISGDFNPIHVDHEFAKSTPFRRPIAHGLLVFSIASGLGVQSPPVRTMAFLRVLEWVFHEPVFIGDTLRIRNRILEVTERGRGRRAEILWHREILNQAGKVVQSGRLVTLVEGRGPNRSSVSRVTVPNEPVPMQPESEVPGSHRQGE encoded by the coding sequence ATGAGTTTTTCGGAAGCCCATTTGTACTATGACGATCTTGCAATCGGTCAACAATGGGAGTCATTTGGGCGCACCCTCACGGAATCGGACATTGTCAATTTCGCAGGCATTAGCGGCGATTTTAACCCGATTCACGTGGATCACGAATTTGCGAAATCGACCCCATTCCGCCGACCGATCGCGCATGGGCTGTTGGTGTTTTCGATTGCCAGCGGATTGGGAGTGCAGTCGCCGCCGGTCCGCACGATGGCATTCTTGCGTGTCTTGGAATGGGTCTTCCATGAGCCCGTGTTCATTGGCGACACCCTTCGCATTCGCAACCGGATTTTGGAAGTGACCGAGCGGGGCCGTGGACGCCGAGCGGAAATCCTCTGGCATCGTGAAATTCTCAACCAAGCCGGGAAGGTCGTGCAAAGCGGCCGACTGGTGACGTTGGTGGAAGGCCGCGGGCCGAACCGATCTTCTGTCAGTCGTGTCACCGTTCCCAACGAGCCGGTGCCCATGCAACCCGAATCGGAAGTTCCTGGCTCGCATCGTCAAGGCGAATAG
- a CDS encoding glycosyltransferase family 2 protein, producing MNATSRWQVSLVMPAYNEEAGIAVSVREAHAAISQYCDNFEILVVDDGSRDATAATVLDLADDLPEVRLIQLPGNQGYGAALRTGFEAALFDRVAFTDADAQFDLADLGRLLSLSNQAPIVVGYRVDRQDPWRRRFFSWGYNRLIRLLLGTHVRDVDCALKVFDRNTLMRILPQARNFFVNTEMLSMAQKLGIRVLESGVRHRHRRHGTSKVSLSDIPKTLAKLLPFWYRERICPYFSLSSPSIPR from the coding sequence ATGAATGCGACCTCGCGTTGGCAAGTCTCGCTGGTAATGCCCGCATACAACGAAGAAGCTGGAATCGCGGTCAGCGTTCGGGAAGCCCATGCGGCGATAAGCCAATATTGTGACAACTTTGAAATCTTGGTCGTGGATGATGGCAGTCGAGATGCCACGGCGGCCACCGTCTTGGATCTTGCCGATGATCTGCCCGAGGTGCGATTGATTCAACTTCCGGGCAACCAAGGTTACGGTGCGGCCCTTCGGACGGGATTCGAAGCGGCCTTGTTCGATCGCGTTGCCTTTACCGATGCCGACGCCCAATTCGATCTCGCCGATTTGGGGCGGCTGCTCAGCCTCAGCAACCAAGCGCCGATTGTGGTGGGCTACCGAGTCGATCGACAAGATCCCTGGCGTCGCCGATTTTTCTCATGGGGCTACAATCGGCTGATTCGATTGCTGCTGGGCACCCATGTCCGCGATGTCGATTGTGCGCTGAAGGTGTTCGACCGCAATACGCTCATGCGCATTTTACCGCAGGCGCGAAATTTTTTCGTGAATACGGAAATGCTCAGCATGGCTCAGAAGCTCGGCATCCGCGTGCTGGAATCGGGAGTCCGCCATCGCCATCGTCGGCACGGCACCAGCAAAGTCTCACTTTCGGATATTCCCAAAACTCTCGCCAAGTTGCTGCCATTCTGGTATCGAGAGCGAATCTGTCCTTACTTTTCGTTATCGAGTCCATCGATCCCGCGATAG
- a CDS encoding PP2C family protein-serine/threonine phosphatase, whose amino-acid sequence MSEHSPFTGTNSTNWRARLAVTLEMMRELSRHQDPDTMSRMYSRRMRQIYPIQRSISFSRRGLEYPWFRITRDTAWTTPVNPWKEPQKLPLMRGGLLAELIYSNEPQVFGELELAIDDPAKPLLAGYRSAMAIPHFDNGDGLNMVILLNAEADVFEEESLPDQVWLSNLFGRATFSLVLSDRLRDAYEAVDHELRLMADLQQSLLPPRPKSIPGLDFAVHYQTAKRAGGDYYDLIPLSDGRWVFLIGDVSGHGPPAAVLMAVTHALVHRFNGPPDSPNARLSDINNALCERYTGDTGSFVTMFMGVYDPVASTLRYASAGHNPPRVVRCRDGSHFSLANPPSLPLGILPDEDYPEETLEMVPGDQLILYTDGVTESMNRQGEQFGPERLSQVLANCPVTADHMLAALLHALQEFTQGEPAADDRTLMVFKRK is encoded by the coding sequence ATGAGCGAGCATTCCCCCTTCACCGGTACCAACTCCACCAATTGGCGGGCCCGACTCGCGGTGACGTTGGAAATGATGCGGGAACTGAGCCGCCATCAAGACCCCGACACGATGAGCCGAATGTATTCTCGTCGCATGCGGCAAATCTACCCCATTCAACGCTCCATCTCCTTCAGCCGTCGCGGGTTAGAATATCCCTGGTTCCGAATCACCCGCGATACTGCCTGGACCACGCCGGTGAACCCGTGGAAAGAACCGCAAAAACTCCCGTTGATGCGCGGCGGATTATTGGCCGAACTAATCTATTCCAACGAGCCGCAAGTCTTTGGCGAACTGGAACTTGCGATCGATGATCCGGCCAAGCCGCTGCTCGCCGGGTATCGCTCGGCCATGGCGATCCCGCATTTCGATAACGGCGATGGTCTGAACATGGTCATCCTGCTAAACGCCGAAGCGGATGTCTTTGAGGAAGAATCGCTGCCGGACCAAGTTTGGCTGAGCAATTTATTCGGACGGGCAACATTCTCATTGGTATTATCCGATCGTCTGCGCGATGCCTACGAAGCCGTCGATCACGAATTGCGCCTCATGGCCGATCTGCAACAGTCGCTGTTGCCGCCGCGTCCAAAGTCGATTCCTGGCTTGGACTTCGCGGTCCATTATCAGACTGCCAAACGTGCAGGCGGCGATTATTACGATCTCATTCCACTTTCCGACGGTCGCTGGGTGTTCCTGATTGGCGATGTCAGCGGTCACGGTCCGCCGGCGGCGGTGTTGATGGCGGTGACGCATGCGCTGGTGCATCGCTTCAATGGCCCGCCCGACTCGCCGAATGCCCGATTATCAGACATCAATAATGCGCTCTGCGAACGCTACACCGGCGATACCGGGAGCTTCGTGACGATGTTCATGGGCGTGTATGATCCGGTTGCCTCGACGCTGCGATATGCGAGTGCGGGTCATAATCCGCCGCGGGTGGTTCGCTGCCGAGATGGTTCGCATTTCTCGCTCGCCAATCCGCCGAGTCTCCCCCTCGGGATTCTGCCCGACGAAGACTATCCCGAAGAAACGCTCGAGATGGTGCCCGGCGACCAACTGATTCTGTACACCGATGGCGTGACCGAATCGATGAACCGTCAGGGCGAGCAATTTGGTCCCGAGCGATTATCGCAAGTGCTTGCCAATTGTCCGGTTACAGCGGATCACATGCTCGCGGCCCTGCTCCATGCGCTGCAAGAATTCACGCAAGGGGAACCGGCGGCGGACGATCGCACGCTCATGGTCTTCAAGCGGAAGTAA